The genomic region gtctgagcggaaaaatatatatgtatatatatttgtgtgcgtgtgagtatgtgtatttatatacatatgttcctcATGTGTATGCAGTTTCGTTCTTACATAACTGAAATAACTttaagatatattgattttatagaTTACAAAATTACTCTTATAACTTTCTCAtacctctgtttatattttatctaatatgaataatataatgcatgtaatattattaataattgattattgtgtatgcttataaatgtaaatatgtatgtacatttaagtgtatatatcagtatttatgtatatttatatatgtatgcatatgtatatgtattagtatttaaatgtgtgtgtatttatttattttatatttatatttatttataaaatctcggaagaagcctagagaaacacccaagtacctcaatttcatctactaattatTTCAGTCTACTGGAcgaataaaggtagaatgaggtattttttgatttcacaatttgggtattcctAAAAGCAAGATCGTATGTAAGatagttcggtattctctgtaaacgCACAAAAGTTGTTTTAaggactacatactttgtattgttgttattggattagggAAGTAATTTTGAGGACGGCACCAAGAGATAAACCCCGCTTTTCCGGGAATTAAAGGGTACATCAGCCTTGATAGATCGCCAGCCACTAAAccgttttctattttctctccctatttctttctgtgttcctttctgtcgaagagcgtaggctcgaaacgtagaagactttcccacttcccgagcgttaaactaaaacatctgtttgttgtttacacacccatcttcgtcttttgttttttgtaaattctcactatatatatatatatatatatatgtatgtatgtatgtgtgtgtgcatgcgtgcgtctgtgtgtgtgtgtgtgtgtgcgtgtgaatgaaggctaccattagtttcatgaaaagaaagtaggaaaatatcctactGTCTTAACGAATCTTCAAGTCAATCAGGCGAATACCTTTAACATGAAAccaaaccaatggtagccttaactcACAACTAAAGAAGTTATATATCCACCAATCTGGTGTTGAGCGCTCATTTTACCGgtctacatttatgcatatacgtataaatatatatatatatactttataattagggttcagcaaagatttgcttcacataccgaagtttaaaaatagcagtaaaaaaattcaaaatacgaATGAGAGTTCATCACCTTCCCCTGCCCATTAGCGTGTCGCCAAGTAAGATGCTTCAGGGAGAAACTGTAGTTTGTTATCAGGGAGAAAAATtccattatcaataataacaaagggtaaaattaattaattaagaagtaatcagtaattttaccaagcagaattcggcatgaaaaataACATTTCATTGTAAGCTCAATTAATACTTTaaaattagggttcagcaaagatttgcttcaccacataccgaaatgtagaaatagcagtcaaaaaacttagctattccttctacatTAAAACTGTAGTGATTTTTATTGGCGCAGATGGTTGTGAATGTATCCGGTATGTACGGTAAGCTGGAAAAGGTAATTCTTTAGTTCACGGTTAGGAACTGTGGTttcgatatgtatgtgtgtgactttatatatgaatatatttatattcactcaccctctctctctccttcactctctctctcaccctctctctcgttctctgtgtatatgcatacacacccgcACTCATCTACTAAGGAAAGTTTgaaattatcttcatttattatcttctttattatcttctttcTGTGGTTGGACTGCCTTATGCGCTCGTGTGCTAAAAAAAAGGTTGTACTCATGTAGTTACCTAACTGAAGGCTGACTTTCATCGctccagttttctttcttgtgttacaGAGTAAACATGGCTTGCAGTGTGCCCAAAGAAAAATCAGAGATCAGTGACTGAATTTCCAAGGTGTTCCAGGGGCTGAAATTCATTGTAGGCTTTCAGCACAATACTAGGACAGCACTCTGCCGCGTAGAAGTGACTTTGAGTGGGTGGATAAGCTTTAAAACGGTTGGGCAAACGTGAAGCAGGAAGAGGGAGCAGGGCGCccatcaacctccaccactgacgtGAAGAATCAACAAACTTGCGTAAACCGTCGAGTGATCACCGACGGCGTGGTATGTTCTCTGCAAATTAGTCAGGGTTCTGCATACGAAATCATCCACGACAAGCTTCCCTTTCTGAAAGTCTGTGCGAGATGGGTACCAAGAGAACTTATCAAAGCTCATAAACGCAATTTTGTGGAGATCTATCAATGCTTACTTGACTCCTACAACGATGAAACCGAAGAGTTGTTTGGAGAAAATGGTCACTGGAGATGATACCCGGATATATCACTTTGAACCACAATCCAAACGGTAGAGTATGGAGAGAAATACCCGGAATCGCAAGCGAAAAGGAAATTCAAGACTCAACCTTCCGCCGCAAAAAGGGTACACAGAATGGCTTATACCTAAATATTACCTGGAAAAGTAGTTTATAGTCACAAGTTGAAGCTATCGTGAAATGCTGGCCAACAAAGTGTAACTAGAAATTTGCCCTAAACGCCGAGGTTTGTTGTCAAGGCAAGTGTTGAGATCAATGAAAACTTTGGATTCGAGTTGCTGGAACCACCTGAATACCATGCACATCTAGGCCCTTCCGATAACCATCTCGTCGGACCGCTCAGTCTTCCTTTACGAGGTCATACATTTGTTATGGATTAAGAAGTTCAAGAGGCCGCGAAGAAATGGCTGTGCAGCCAATCGAAAACCTTCTTCTCCGACGGAATAAACAACCTTGCAGAACACACTGGAGGAGGTGCATCGAATAACATGGAGTCTATGTGGGAAAATGATGTAATTGTCTGAGACCCTGATTTTGTTTTAATACATTACAGAAACAaaagtgtgtgtaatatatttatatgtgtgtatatgtatgtgtccatttatataaatacacacacgcgcgcgcgtatatatttatatatgtatacacaatacacacacgcagagaatACAGCTATTGTTGCTgccgttgatgacgacgacgattatgatgatgataaggaggggGAGGATCATGGCGATGACAACAGCagtgttgatattttttgatgacGTCTATCGTAAAAGTGCTTGTGTTGTTGGAACTGTTGCCTGTGATTATCCCCATCATGACAATATTGGCGATGCTTTTGGTGATACAATGGATAAAAAAAGACAAATCGCACTCACTTTTGCCGGTGGTAATTTTCCAGGGATTCGCTCTCTTTCGTTTAATCACAAACTCCTTGACGCCATCTCTGGTATCTTTCTTGTATAAACAATAGAATACGAAGATGAACATGCCTTGAAGGGTATTGAATACAAGAAAAAGGTACTCAAACACTTTTGCTGCTTCGCTAACAGCGAAGAATGCAAAGACCCATGTGAGtccaaacaaaaacagcaaaccaACCAGGCCCAGAACACGTACTATACTTCTTTTGCGATCAAACCTCTTGTTTCTTTGCGGTGATATGAGACGCCATGTCACGAGAGATATCAGGATAAAGTTGAAGATGAGAATTATCACCACGGGAGTCAGGAAAGCAACACAGAAGGAAGGTTCTGATAGCCAACAGCtacaaagaaaatggaaaggcaataaaggaaagaaattcgTCAAATGTtcagtcaataaaatgaagtatcacAGAAGAGATTTCGatccaaaacaaaacgaaaaatttCTCATACTTGCAGCAAATTAGGTATGCTATTgagtagaatatatttattgaaacttTCAGTTTACGgacacacagaatcacacacacatatatatatatgtatgtatttatacatatatgtatgtatgtatgtatgtatgtatgtatgtatgtatgtatgtatgtatgtatgtatgtatgtatgcatgtatgtatatatgtatgtatgtatactggtccACTGGTCTCGATGCTAGAAGGTGTTAGGAGTTCACTCCCCAGCTCGCAATTCATCGGATGCAGCTGTGAATCGTTAGCCACCTAGAGATGTACTTTTGGGtttaaaaaatcgcagtagagtccgctcgaatggacagccatgttaaagtggctacgaatattacttctCAGTACAACTACTGTGTTGATTCCTTAAAGAGATTTTAGGACtaacatttttgtttatatatcaatatatatccatatacattgaTAGACATTGTAATGACCAAAATATTTTCCGCAAAAGTTATGGAGATATTGGCAGAGTGCAAAGACctcgaaattgaagaaaaaaagatgtgggGTATGAAGGGGAAAATAGTACCAGTAATATCTGTAGCAGTAGACATGATAAAAACATATGAACAAAATCGTGGAAGCTAGTTTTGGACAATTCAGTACTATACACTTCCCAAAACATAGTCGTGCTAGGAACAGCCCATATCGTACGCAAGACATTATCAATTCAAAACGatccacaaacacaaaacactctCTATACAGCAAATATCCAGGAAAATAAACAACCAGCAACAAGCTGGTGGATGGGTGCTACAAGAGAATGCTGATGATGGCTCTGAATAATAAATCAGTATACACTGATGATGAAGAAGTGATAGATGTACGAGCGCCTCCCAAAATTTAGCTCGAAAATAACACAGAGGAGGAGACTGAGGTTAGCTAGAGATGCTCACTGTCATTCAGAGTTGATACGGCAATCAGTGCTCCGTACATGTACACACTAGAGGAGGGAGACCGAGAATGACACATGCTGATGTCCTAAGGACGGACACTGGACTCTGGGAGACGCAGGACATAGCAGCGATGATTGAAGGACAAGAACTGCTAGAGAGAACTCGTCCATGGATCTCGGGAATTTTATCCACACTAGGTAGATGATAGTGAATTAGGTTTACCACCAGCAATCAAAGTCGTGGCTTTACCTTGGTGCTAGCTGGCCTACTATTCTACAAtattaaaagtataaataaatctAGCAATAACTTTAGTTGAACAGAGAAAATAAggtgaatgaaaaagagaaatactTACACCTCTGCGATTTTGATGTAATTGTCTGTGTTGTTAATTGCCAGGGTAATTATAACGATGACTGCTGGAAGACCTGACAACGACATTTACAGAAATgaagatattaattaatatttcaaataattattatatgacATTTGAATGAATTTTGTTGACTATGTTTTCGTTCAGAAAAATTGTCTAGTTTAAAACAAATCAATATTCTACTTCGTATCACACACTGGTCACTTCTTACCATTTGCTCCTTATCTTCGTGGCTTCTTTCAAGAATATGTTTCAAtggaaaccaaaaataaaatctgAAAAGTTCTGGAGAACGTTTGAAGATTAAATGGCATGAGGGACAACAAAAATTCGCTCACCATCTTCACATATTACTTCGTATGTCAGGTAAAAGTGCAAAATGGATTACTCTTAGGTTTCGTCTAGAGACGAGATCAgactgcaaccatttgcatgaaAATTCAAATAACTTTAGACTACTCTACAAGCTAGAACAAGGAGTGGGTGCTTTAGTTCTCTATAGTTTACATTTTgtcacgtatgtataaatattatatttcattcatctttgtaTCCACGCGTTTGCATCTCTTTTCAACTTCTTGCAACACCTCAACAGTTTACCAATCTATTCAATCCCAAATGATGAACAGCTAACCCATTACGTTTCACATAAAAATCAAATCATTCATTTGTCTTTATTCTTGACTGAACTACCACGCTGATTATTCATTGAGTTATTTAGCTAACTGCCATTTTCCTTGTTCCAAGTTGTTAAAACAATTATCCTTTTTGTGTCATTCTCCAAAAcatgatatattttgaatttacaaGTAAATTATACAAGTAAAAACACTGAATGAAGGagatatttgattattttttgaTAGCTTCAAATCTAATGAGTCATCTCTTCACTGGAATGAAAATATTAGCTAAGAATGTTTAGCATAAAATGTGACTCCGCCAGAACTCGCAGTCCGTATATCCATTGGTTCATCTGGATTTTAGCTTAAAATCTCACTCCATCTTCAACGCACGATATATAGTCATCCACCATAACCTGGACATTTACGTACGTTACACGATGGTATTACAAAATTTAAACCGTCAAAAAATTTCTAAGTGTCTATGATTTTCTCGACGTGTTAGAAAGAGTAGCTAAATTACTTTAGATCCCATTCTACACTCTTGCTAAATGGAAGAacaaattagataatgtagtatTTGATATATTGACAAGATAATTATCGACAGAACGTTGTCAATTATAGGTCTGCCTAATCAGTTCTGAATTAGCGCCAAACTGCAACAGTAGGGTAGAGAAGTTTACAGTGAAAGTTCAGTGCTCCTGGATTTTACTATGAGACAGATCTGTAATCTAAACCGAGGTTAATTAAAgcaacggaattgtaatttctagcTTCAAAAATGCTTTtcaatactcttttctactctaagcacatggcccgaaattttgggaggaggggtccagtcgattagatctgcccaattacgcaactggtacctaatacatcggccccgaaaggatgaaaagcaatgtcgacctcggcggaatttgaactcagaacgaaatgccgctaagcatttcacccggcgtactaacgtttctgccagctcgccgccttagtgctCTTAAATAGTGAAAGATTGATAACGATAAAGAAGATTCAAGACATAGAGCACTATTCCCGATGGGATTGTGAATGCTTTCTGTAAAGTTAGATTAAAGTAATACGAAAAATAAACGGAACCCCTACTGATAACTTACACAAAATTAAATCCAAGGAACATGGTTACACTGTTTAGCATCCAGAGTTCAAGTTCCATCTAGGTTAGCTTTTCCCTTCAACATTTTtggtttaatgaaataaataagacCAAGAGATATGCTGGTCTCGAATCTTTCAAGTAAATCTTTTTCCTATCAAgtaatttcaaatacaaaactgAAATGTGGAgaatgagtttatgtgtgtgtgtgtgagagagagagatagagagagagagagagagagagagagggagagagagaaggagagagaagagaaagaatatgtgtgtaagATATAAAGTTTGAGACAGAAAACCAGAAAGCCATTATACATACCCCAAGCCAAAATTGAACTCTTCTTCATAAAAGACGTCTCGCATGTTTTGAATACAACGACCACACTTAGGAAGACATGGAAAGCTTCAACACTCATGCACGCGAGAGATGTCAGGAGGAAGTAGTGTAAAAAGCCAGCTActacctacaacaacaacaacaacaaaaacaacaaaaatagtaataataataataatataataataataataataataataataataataataataataacaatagcaacaacaacaacaacgacgacaacaggTTAATGATTTCTGAGATTGATACATGGTCTTAaatagatattgttttgttgGGTGTTGGTATAGGGTTAACTATATCAATGTCAGTACTTCGTTGGTATTTTAGGTTTAcgaacccagaaaggatgaaacccAAAATAGACGCCTGCTGAAGTTTTGACACAAAACTTAATGTTCACTGTCAATACTTTCCattctcacagaatcaaccagagcaagtTAGACCGACATCTTTGAGAAGTAAAACATTCATAATTATAATAGAAATCCTTTCtaataaagacacaaggccttaaatttgggaGTGGGGGGACTAGTCGGTGATATCGACCCCATTGTCTCACTGCAAATTTAttgactcgaaaggatgaaaggcaaagtccacctcggtggaatttgaactgagagtgTAGCGACTGCCAAAATGCCGctaacattttgcccggtgtgctaacgattctgccagttcgccgccttaataataataaaaataaacataataataataataataataataataataataataataataataataataatcctttctatcataagcacaaggcttggaatttgtgaggagaggttaagtcgattagatcaaccccagtacaggtacttaatttatcgaccacgaaaggctgAAAGTCAAAGGTGGCCTCAGACGAATTTTAACCCAGAAtgtagctgcaggagaaatacctatttctttattacccacaagggactaaacatagagaggacaaacaaggacagacataggtattaagtcgattacctcgaccccagtgagtaactggtacttaatttatcgtccccgaaaggatgaaaggcaaagtcgacctcggcggaatttgaacacacaacgtaacgacagacgagataccgccaagcatttcgtcctgcgtgctaacgtttctgccagctcgccgccttaataataataatgatgataataataataataatactgatgcagtaccaggcagtggctctcatggcttctgatcttgactgattggaagtgttatcatgtacattgttttgtcttggtataaaagatgggctacagcaaatattctgctcaataccacagatttgcttgtcagttgtttgaccttaaccagttgagcatgtcccttaatggctgacgatatgtgcatctctgatcacgagcagaagtagtgggggagcatcatagccatgtgttgagagggattctttggggtttgaataattcacctctggaaacatgggtggttctttcaacatccttaaacaatccttattcagagaccttttgagcgggatgggctactcaacctgaagaaaattctaactgggccccacctgtaaggtcatgtgctgtttatcttgatatgagatcaccatgtcgcgcacatatggttgtgatgcatgtgcctggtgtacctttatcagacgggtagtcatgatgggtatattgggcttcgtatattttaccccagtgtcactttgatggcatgaactgctctctcactcaataatgtatttgtctgtattattattattattattattattattattattattattataataataataataataataataataataataataataataaatgtataatgatgataatgatgatatgatgatgatgatgatgatgatgatgatgatgatgatgatgatgatgatgatgatgataataataataataataataataataataataatggttagtaAGAGCTGTACCGTCTGGGTTAGAGAGGTTAAAATGCATTTGAAGTAATAGACTGTTGTTCATAACtcttaatataaaacaaaatatataaaggcTGCGAAGTCTTTTCGCTTACCTTACAACCAGCCATTGTTTGTACGTATGATTGCATCCCGACAAGGAAGATAAAATTAGTGACAGCCAAAGAAGAGCACAGGCTTACTAAAATCTTCGAACTCATTAAATCCCATGGATttctgaaataatgaaaaaaaccattaatatttcatttattgaaaCAAACTCTAAAACAATCACTCAATGCATAAATAATAAAGTACGACTGTGTGTGTTGGTGGCTGGCTCAGTCAGAAAATAAAGGGGATCTTAAAATCAATAAATGTTTtatctgtggctgtgtggtaaggagtttgcttctcaaccacatggttccgggttcagttccactgtgtacgACCTTGGACAAATGCCTTCTGTTACAGCCTCGGCTCtatcaaagccttttgagtggatgcGGTAGGTGGGAACAGAAAGAAggcgcttttatatatatatgtgtgtgtgtgtgtgtgtgtgtgtgtgtgtgtgtgtgtgtgtgtgtgtgtgcatgcgcttttgtgtgaatgcgtgcgtgtgtgtatgtgtgcttgtgcctCCGTTTgaccccaccactgcttcacaaccagtattggtgtataTAATCCCTTAATTTAGGGGTTCGAATAATagccaccgatagaataagtaccggatttttacataaaaatcagtcctggggtcaatgtgttCAACTTAAATTCTTTAAGCTTAAACATGACCTGAGTTGGTCAATAGTAAGGCATGCGAGTCCATACGACACTCTGTCCAGCAAATTCCAACTATGTTCCGAAGAATCGTTGTCTTTACTGTTGACGAAGGATGGCATTATTGATCGATTGTTTGAGAGATTGGCTAGATgcttgcacacaaacaaacatactatAGCAGGTTACGATAGAAACTGTACATATGGATTACAAATTAACTACGGGGGAAAATAACAGCTTAATAATTCAAACCCATCCCCAAGTGTTCAAAATCCTGCAAGACAACTTTGGAACTACGGAATAACTCGACAAGCCAGCTACATAACGAGAACAGTGATACTGAATTTACACTGTCCTGAACATAcgcgcgtgtatacatgtatatcatatcatatcattatagatatatggtaaaagaattattaatttattaataatgtctCCACAGGTAGCAATACTAGTAACTcatataggcaaaaaaaaaatgaaaaaagttcaCCATGTGCGTCACAAGCAGCACCGCAGAAATCTGCAGTTTACTTTCGGGGAGTGAATTatcattatagatatagggtaaagaattattaatttattaataaaattaataattaataattttaccaagtcgTTCGGCATGGAAAaaaaaccattatcggtaaaaacttatacaaaaagttttttttttataatatacacTGGAAGTTGTTTTGATTG from Octopus sinensis linkage group LG29, ASM634580v1, whole genome shotgun sequence harbors:
- the LOC115226192 gene encoding adhesion G-protein coupled receptor G2, giving the protein MRIFTNVLNYGMIFIMYPNVHSSVTGLNFEFPVTQNSSAKGNTKINSHVLSTSIPNISISNLDEPINISFNLINQNANKPRCVYWDESSGLDPHWSQNGCNVSNYVPGKEVICSCDRLKSFAVLMDVYQNEGEKENANDLSILSNACCGISFVCLVLTIIIHVCFRNPWDLMSSKILVSLCSSLAVTNFIFLVGMQSYVQTMAGCKVVAGFLHYFLLTSLACMSVEAFHVFLSVVVVFKTCETSFMKKSSILAWGLPAVIVIITLAINNTDNYIKIAEVCWLSEPSFCVAFLTPVVIILIFNFILISLVTWRLISPQRNKRFDRKRSIVRVLGLVGLLFLFGLTWVFAFFAVSEAAKVFEYLFLVFNTLQGMFIFVFYCLYKKDTRDGVKEFVIKRKRANPWKITTGKSSRCGYETEDIAAETNF